A genome region from Deltaproteobacteria bacterium includes the following:
- a CDS encoding transcriptional regulator, with the protein MMTRNYKEDLYSELKDPEFASGYLSECFNLGREEFLLGLKEVVEANGGIGLLAKNTHLNRENLYTLLSEKGNPRLDSLTQVLDALNLRLQFAPKINKEREAA; encoded by the coding sequence ATGATGACTAGAAATTATAAAGAAGATTTATATAGTGAGTTGAAAGATCCAGAGTTTGCATCTGGCTATTTAAGCGAGTGTTTTAACTTAGGGAGAGAAGAGTTTTTGCTTGGGTTAAAGGAGGTAGTTGAAGCTAATGGTGGCATCGGACTCCTCGCTAAGAATACCCACCTAAATCGTGAGAACTTGTATACACTTCTCTCTGAGAAAGGAAATCCGAGACTAGATAGTCTTACTCAGGTTCTAGATGCGCTTAATCTTAGGCTTCAGTTTGCACCGAAGATTAACAAAGAAAGAGAAGCTGCATAA